The Triticum aestivum cultivar Chinese Spring chromosome 3A, IWGSC CS RefSeq v2.1, whole genome shotgun sequence genome includes a region encoding these proteins:
- the LOC123059401 gene encoding F-box protein FBW2 isoform X2 — protein sequence MVGPGSEGSRMEEYSEDRCWEDLARGALGIIFCKLSLQEILTVVLGICKPWSRVVSGPDCWQDIDIQEWSQQSEPDKITSMVHMLLSRSAGSCHRLSVSRLPNDSLFAFIADHAQSLKTLEISRSEISDGIVEDVAQRLTKVTFLDVSGCTKIGARALEAFGKNCKSLVRLRRVMHPMDVAGKVSHNDEARAIPYNMPKLCHLDIGYMLIGTTDVVEIASQCQDLKFLDLRGCWDVDDKILQEKYPGLKILGPRVNDCYENSFWDECSDDDSIYSWEEFTDDDYFVIESDDEAIWDHDHSFEGLEVRFYGGVFGEGFAGFDWPESP from the exons ATGGTCGGTCCTGGATCGGAAGGATCAAGGATGGAAGAGTACAGTGAGGACAGATGTTGGGAGGACCTAGCACGAGGTGCTCTTGGCATCATCTTCTGCAAACTGTCCCTTCAGGAGATCCTCACTGTGGTTCTGGGGATTTGTAAACCCTGGAGCCGGGTGGTTTCAGGGCCCGACTGCTGGCAGGACATCGACATTCAGGAGTGGAGCCAGCAGAGCGAGCCTGACAAGATCACCAGCATGGTTCATATGCTCCTCTCTCGCAGCGCTGGCTCGTGCCATCGCCTTAGCGTGTCCAGGCTTCCCAACGACTCATTGTTCGCCTTCATCGCGGACCA TGCACAATCCCTCAAGACTTTGGAGATTTCAAGGAGCGAGATCAGCGACGGCATAGTGGAAGATGTCGCACAAAGACTGACTAAAGTTACATTCCTGGATGTAAGCGGCTGCACCAAAATTGGCGCTCGTGCTCTGGAGGCATTTGGTAAGAACTGCAAATCCCTCGTCAGACTTCGGCGAGTCATGCACCCAATGGATGTCGCAGGGAAGGTGTCCCACAATGACGAGGCCCGTGCCATTCCGTACAACATGCCAAAGCTCTGCCACCTCGACATAGGATACATGCTGATTGGGACTACGGATGTCGTCGAGATCGCCTCGCAGTGCCAAGACCTCAAATTCTTAGATTTGCGTGGCTGCTGGGACGTTGATGATAAGATTTTGCAAGAGAAGTATCCTGGGCTGAAAATCCTCGGCCCCCGCGTAAATGATTGCTATGAGAACAGCTTCTGGGATGAGTGCTCTGATGATGACTCCATCTATTCATGGGAAGAGTTCACGGATGATGACTACTTCGTCATCGAGAGTGACGATGAGGCCATATGGGACCACGATCACTCTTTCGAAGGACTAGAAGTTAGGTTCTATGGTGGTGTATTCGGCGAAGGCTTCGCTGGTTTTGACTGGCCAGAATCTCCATGA
- the LOC123059401 gene encoding F-box protein FBW2 isoform X1, with translation MFLAGGHTTCMVGPGSEGSRMEEYSEDRCWEDLARGALGIIFCKLSLQEILTVVLGICKPWSRVVSGPDCWQDIDIQEWSQQSEPDKITSMVHMLLSRSAGSCHRLSVSRLPNDSLFAFIADHAQSLKTLEISRSEISDGIVEDVAQRLTKVTFLDVSGCTKIGARALEAFGKNCKSLVRLRRVMHPMDVAGKVSHNDEARAIPYNMPKLCHLDIGYMLIGTTDVVEIASQCQDLKFLDLRGCWDVDDKILQEKYPGLKILGPRVNDCYENSFWDECSDDDSIYSWEEFTDDDYFVIESDDEAIWDHDHSFEGLEVRFYGGVFGEGFAGFDWPESP, from the exons ATGTTCCTCGCAG GTGGACATACAACTTGCATGGTCGGTCCTGGATCGGAAGGATCAAGGATGGAAGAGTACAGTGAGGACAGATGTTGGGAGGACCTAGCACGAGGTGCTCTTGGCATCATCTTCTGCAAACTGTCCCTTCAGGAGATCCTCACTGTGGTTCTGGGGATTTGTAAACCCTGGAGCCGGGTGGTTTCAGGGCCCGACTGCTGGCAGGACATCGACATTCAGGAGTGGAGCCAGCAGAGCGAGCCTGACAAGATCACCAGCATGGTTCATATGCTCCTCTCTCGCAGCGCTGGCTCGTGCCATCGCCTTAGCGTGTCCAGGCTTCCCAACGACTCATTGTTCGCCTTCATCGCGGACCA TGCACAATCCCTCAAGACTTTGGAGATTTCAAGGAGCGAGATCAGCGACGGCATAGTGGAAGATGTCGCACAAAGACTGACTAAAGTTACATTCCTGGATGTAAGCGGCTGCACCAAAATTGGCGCTCGTGCTCTGGAGGCATTTGGTAAGAACTGCAAATCCCTCGTCAGACTTCGGCGAGTCATGCACCCAATGGATGTCGCAGGGAAGGTGTCCCACAATGACGAGGCCCGTGCCATTCCGTACAACATGCCAAAGCTCTGCCACCTCGACATAGGATACATGCTGATTGGGACTACGGATGTCGTCGAGATCGCCTCGCAGTGCCAAGACCTCAAATTCTTAGATTTGCGTGGCTGCTGGGACGTTGATGATAAGATTTTGCAAGAGAAGTATCCTGGGCTGAAAATCCTCGGCCCCCGCGTAAATGATTGCTATGAGAACAGCTTCTGGGATGAGTGCTCTGATGATGACTCCATCTATTCATGGGAAGAGTTCACGGATGATGACTACTTCGTCATCGAGAGTGACGATGAGGCCATATGGGACCACGATCACTCTTTCGAAGGACTAGAAGTTAGGTTCTATGGTGGTGTATTCGGCGAAGGCTTCGCTGGTTTTGACTGGCCAGAATCTCCATGA